From one Lotus japonicus ecotype B-129 chromosome 3, LjGifu_v1.2 genomic stretch:
- the LOC130748766 gene encoding uncharacterized protein LOC130748766, with protein sequence MLQSQFHHHHHHLFSNLPISLPLTHHKPTLSSPFLYKPTSSILHHSVSVSAIPPSSSSWTWLTHLAAELSTSIDLDAEGEGPIEIPFPSTPSIFDATDDPSPIQVASSVLLTGAISVFLFRSLRRRAKRVKESQFRSSGVVKKSIQEEALDSLKALGSASIDAKGPPSPFQTFLGGISAGIIALIFYKFATTIEASLNKQTISDNFSVRQITIAIRTFVNGLTYLATFIFGLNSLGLFLYSGQLAIKSIAGGSTEKETESKSVDQSSLSNSLDESPANNTELSSRKEEQSSNDAQ encoded by the exons ATGTTGCAGTCTcagttccaccaccaccatcaccatctcTTCTCAAACCTTCCAATCTCACTCCCACTCACTCACCACAAACCCACTCtctcttctccttttctctACAAACCCACTTCTTCTATTCTCCACCACTCTGTTTCAGTTTCTGCCATTCCTCCCTCAAGTTCTTCTTGGACATGGCTGACCCACCTCGCCGCAGAGCTCAGCACCTCGATAGACTTAGACGCAGAGGGAGAGGGCCCCATCGAAATCCCGTTTCCTTCAACACCTTCCATTTTCGATGCCACCGACGACCCTTCTCCCATCCAAGTCGCTTCCAGCGTGCTCCTCACCGGTGCCATCTCCGTCTTCCTCTTCCGCTCCCTCCGTCGCAGGGCTAAACGTGTCAAAGAATCG CAATTCAGGTCTTCTGGAGTTGTGAAGAAGTCCATTCAGGAAGAAGCTCTGGATAGCTTGAAAGCTCTCGGGTCAGCTTCAATTGATGCTAAGGGTCCTCCTTCACCTTTTCAGACATTTCTTGGGGGAATATCCGCAGGAATTATTGCTCTTATTTTCTACAAGTTTGCCACTACAATTGAAGCATCtctaaacaaacaaacaatttCAGACAATTTCTCT GTCCGCCAGATAACAATCGCCATAAG GACATTTGTGAATGGCTTGACGTACCTGGCGACCTTTATTTTCGGCCTAAATTCCCTTGGTTTATTTCTTTATTCCGGCCAGCTTGCCATCAAATCCATTGCGGGTGGTTCAACTGAAAAGGAAACTGAAAGCAAAAGCGTTGATCAGTCAAGTTTATCAAATTCACTGGATGAGAGTCCCGCAAATAACACTGAGCTGAGCAGCAGAAAGGAAGAACAAAGTTCAAATGATGCACAATAG
- the LOC130748682 gene encoding uncharacterized protein LOC130748682 translates to MEPNDNSSESSSFSRDEKVEALDLLEECWYFDNMLNIRPTIPRCHSDPSPSYGLICPDFLGKDSDVSSYSSTSKPPNNSGSVPPKKIQRAPSMPPLRVKEEDKSGMDFTRGKLMHQSPSSKPHNSSGSVPPKRIQRAPSMPPLLVRDEDEKKGRKLVHQSLDTEVVQAASKPQSAKMKGHHKSDCNKRKSKLLRTPSLPSSIGRDEKFQVNGPPRTGRSPKQPSTPTSVDNLPPRQPSKSCSIPRSRSVRNCEVESFNTEGTVEMRRKFLNQKTMRRSLSDLEFEEVQGFKDLGFKFEKESLSPSLANIIPGLKEKNRDETEEDKAARGPYLSEAWLVQTCAPPIPSGASNMSASDMKQKIKFWARAVASNVYQEC, encoded by the exons ATGGAACCAAATGACAACTCTAGTGAATCTTCCTCTTTTTCCAGGGATGAAAAAGTGGAAGCCTTGGATCTTCTTGAGGAGTGTTGGTACTTTGATAACATGTTAAATATAAGACCAACGATTCCAAGGTGTCACTCTGATCCTTCCCCTTCCTATGGGCTAATCTGCCCAGATTTTTTGGGGAAGGATTCTGATGTATCTAGTTACTCATCAACAAGTAAACCACCTAACAATAGTGGTTCTGTTCCTCCTAAGAAGATTCAGAGAGCACCATCCATGCCACCACTTAGAGTAAAAGAAGAAGATAAGAGTGGAATGGATTTTACAAGAGGCAAATTGATGCACCAATCACCATCAAGTAAACCACATAACAGTAGTGGTTCTGTTCCTCCAAAGAGGATCCAGAGAGCACCATCCATGCCCCCACTTTTAGTgagagatgaagatgagaagaaaggaagaaaattgGTGCACCAATCATTAGATACTGAAGTGGTTCAAGCGGCTAGTAAACCTCAGAGTGCAAAGATGAAAGGACATCATAAAAGTGATTGcaataaaagaaaaagcaaaCTCCTAAGAACACCATCTTTGCCTTCATCCATAGGGAGAGATGAAAAGTTCCAAGTTAATGGTCCTCCTAGAACTGGGAGATCCCCCAAGCAACCATCAACGCCTACCAGTGTTGATAACCTGCCACCAAGGCAACCCTCTAAG AGTTGCAGCATTCCCAGAAGTCGATCAGTTAGAAACTGCGAGGTTGAAAGCTTCAACACAGAAGGTACTGTGGAGATGAGACGCAAGTTTCTAAATCAGAAAACAATGAGGAGAAGCCTAAGTGATCTTGAGTTTGAAGAAGTTCAAGGATTTAAGGATTTGGGATTCAAATTTGAGAAAGAAAGTTTAAGCCCAAGTTTAGCTAACATAATTCCAGGTTTGAAAGAGAAGAACAGAGATGAGACAGAGGAAGATAAGGCAGCAAGGGGACCTTACTTATCAGAAGCATGGTTGGTGCAAACTTGTGCTCCTCCTATTCCAAGTGGGGCTTCTAACATGTCTGCATCAGATATGAAACAGAAAATCAAGTTTTGGGCTAGAGCTGTGGCATCAAATGTGTACCAGGAATGCTAA
- the LOC130748101 gene encoding E3 SUMO-protein ligase MMS21, producing the protein MAASTSRGGGAAGRIRNAVSTFCSDTQPFIGDIRGTVGLMREIAVQLEKDRLSDKVKELEDAVVELVGLSELSVHFSSAVQAFSNRYQPSEQFTDFHKLFEDEVSQFKANPTSDFSKHPLVRQFKEAVWKVHHEGQPLPGEEQEDIIMTSTQSNILNMTCPLTGKPLTELEEPVRSKECRHIYEKKAILEYIRSKKTQCPISGCPRMLHADMVVHDPSLPVEIDELRKMNRETNVEDFTMLDDDE; encoded by the exons ATGGCGGCTTCAACTTCACGCGGCGGCGGCGCCGCTGGACGGATAAGGAACGCAGTTTCCACCTTCTGCTCTGATACTCAGCCTTTCATTGGC GATATCCGAGGAACTGTGGGTTTGATGAGGGAAATTGCAGTTCAATTGGAGAAAGACAGGCTTTCTGATAAG GTGAAGGAACTGGAAGATGCGGTTGTTGAGCTTGTGGGCCTATCTGAACTCAGTGTGCATTTTTCATCTGCAGTTCAAGCTTTTTCTAACAGATACCAGCCCTCGGAACAG TTCACTGATTTTCATAAATTGTTTGAGGATGAAGTTTCCCAGTTTAAGGCCAATCCGACTTCTGATTTTAGTAAACATCCTTTAGTAAGGCAATTTAAGGAAGCTGTATGG AAAGTTCATCATGAAGGACAACCCTTGCCAGGTGAAGAGCAAGAGGATATTATAATGACCAGCACCCAATCTAATATTTTGAACATGACTTGTCCATTGACCGGAAAGCCTCTTACTGAACTTGAAGAACCAGTACGCAG TAAGGAATGTAGGCATATTTATGAAAAGAAGGCAATATTGGAATATATTAGGTCCAAGAAAACTCAATGCCCCATATCAG GTTGCCCAAGGATGCTGCACGCGGATATGGTGGTACATGATCCATCATTACCAGTGGAGATTGATGAACTGCGCAAAATGAATAGAGAAACTAATGTAGAAGATTTTACTATGCTTGATGATGATGAGTGA
- the LOC130748102 gene encoding PRA1 family protein H codes for MVFSANPFALSVPEPAFESWLRDTGYLEVLDHRTSAAASAAATSNSAPIPTTGLFSRLVTLLSLFTLNPFSKLTAEDFAGDTPSWSRSFIGFCGSYSFPSSPSQARFRVLENVKRYARNYAFLFIVFFACALYKMPLALVGLISCLALWDFFKYCSDRWGLDQYPLIRQCLLRIAQCATAVILIFSNVQMALFCALSVGYAGVILHAAFRKLTPVKPPSSSRSR; via the exons AGCGTTCCCGAACCCGCCTTCGAATCATGGCTCCGCGACACTGGTTACCTCGAAGTCCTCGACCACCGAACCTCCGCCGCTGCTTCCGCCGCCGCAACCTCCAATTCCGCCCCGATACCCACCACCGGTCTCTTCTCTCGCCTCGTGACCCTCCTCTCCCTCTTCACTCTCAACCCCTTTTCTAAGCTCACCGCCGAGGATTTCGCCGGCGACACCCCTTCTTGGTCCCGCTCCTTCATCGGCTTCTGCGGCTCCTACTCCTTCCCTTCCTCTCCCTCCCAAGCTCGCTTCAGGGTCCTCGAAAATGTCAAGCGTTACGCTCGCAACTACGCCTTCCTCTTCATCGTTTTCTTCGCTTGCGCTTT GTATAAGATGCCTCTTGCCCTTGTTGGGTTGATTTCATGTTTGGCATTGTGGGATTTCTTCAAGTATTGTAGTGATAGATGGGGGTTGGATCAATATCCTCTCATTCGACAGTGTTTGCTTCGCATTGCGCAATGTG CAACAGCAGTTATTCTAATATTTTCCAATGTTCAAATGGCTCTCTTTTGTGCATTAAGTGTCGGCTATGCAG GTGTGATACTGCATGCTGCATTTCGGAAGTTGACCCCTGTAAAGCCCCCTTCTTCAAGCAGAAGTAGATAG